The sequence ATGATGCCGGCGAGCAAGCCCCCGATCAGCACTTCGATGAAAAAAGCCATGTCATCCTCTTCAATGGGCCACGCCCAGGTAGGCGTCGATCACCGCCTGGTTGTTGCGCACCTCATCGGGCGCTGCGTCCGCGATTTTGCGCCCATAGTCGAGCACCACCACCCGGTCCGAGATGTCCATGACCACGCCCATGTCGTGCTCGATCAGCACGATAGTGGTGCCGAACTCGTCGTTCACGTCCAGCACGAAGCGGCACATGTCCTGCTTCTCCTCCAGGTTCATGCCCGCCATCGGCTCGTCCAGCAGGAGCAGCTTAGGCTCCGCGGCGAGGGCCCGTGCCAGCTCCACCCGCTTCTGCAGCCCGTAGGGAAGCCTTCCCACCGGAGTCTTGCGGATGTGCTCGATCTCCAGGAAGTCGATGATCTCCTCCACCCTCTTGCGGTGCTCGATTTCCTCCCGCTGGGCCCAGCCCCAGTAGAGGGCCTGGGCGAGAAAGCCCGTCTTCATCTTGAGGTTGCGCCCGGTCATGATGTTGTCCAGCACGCTCATGCCTTTGAACAGGGCGATGTTCTGGAAGGTGCGGGCGATGCCCTGGGCGGCGGCCTCGTGGGGGCGCACCCGGTGGCGCTTCCTGCCCAGGAAGGTCACGGTCCCTTCCTGGGGATGGTAGACCCCGTTGATCACGTTGAGCAGGGAGCTTTTTCCCGCGCCGTTAGGGCCGATGATGGCCAGGATCTCCCGCTCCCGCACTTCGAAGGACACCCGGTCCAGGGCCTTCACGCCCCCGAAGGAGAGGGAGATGTTTTCGACGGTGAGGATCGGAGGGCCGAACCGGCGCTCGCCGTTCATCAGGAGGCCGCTCTTGCCAGGTCCACGCTGTAGGTGCGGGCGTCGGCGATGCGCGCCGTGGCCTTGAGCACGCCGGTGCGCCCGTCCTCGAAGCGCACCTGGGTCTCCACGTAGCACTCTTCCCTGCCCGCGTAGAGCGCCTCCACCAGGGGGGCGTACCTCTCGGCGATGAAGCGCCGCCGCACCTTGCGGGTGCGGGTGATCTCCCCGTCGTCCGGGTCCAGCTCCTTG is a genomic window of Burkholderiales bacterium containing:
- a CDS encoding ABC transporter ATP-binding protein, translating into MNGERRFGPPILTVENISLSFGGVKALDRVSFEVREREILAIIGPNGAGKSSLLNVINGVYHPQEGTVTFLGRKRHRVRPHEAAAQGIARTFQNIALFKGMSVLDNIMTGRNLKMKTGFLAQALYWGWAQREEIEHRKRVEEIIDFLEIEHIRKTPVGRLPYGLQKRVELARALAAEPKLLLLDEPMAGMNLEEKQDMCRFVLDVNDEFGTTIVLIEHDMGVVMDISDRVVVLDYGRKIADAAPDEVRNNQAVIDAYLGVAH